A stretch of Besnoitia besnoiti strain Bb-Ger1 chromosome III, whole genome shotgun sequence DNA encodes these proteins:
- a CDS encoding hypothetical protein (encoded by transcript BESB_047690), with amino-acid sequence MPLFPADPASPHRILSQFSSLLHHPDPMRLSPASCRVRSAAGGLYPVVLDGVQTLLNLRSAPSLLYARVPAGSEAASGRFSPLLWRCSFRLFALLGLGALEFAFFLADCASPQSPCRSALFPGSSPPQRNEAESTHGPLGLDARRARDEDTPSASQAPQQAPDSRAFGLKCEELWATALVFACVFGFAEVPLSSGEGGGDCVGGDACELPSPASTQQNEQRAAKEGVQVWHASAAATRSGSRCASDSHAASGNLFGEPQATAVEDLLDRLRRQPLPPERACLRRVDLLLALKKSAAALEAVHGISFPSFLLCVRLISARFAQPRLQCAQAHTQTAALEPLLRAFNHFIQNPGERRDGRVPESAAASAPASLSAPSEPPPSAASSSPLPSSQPTPSLRRPLRVFALRPTLMAVCVAPFVEELSASRLWHSEPKKLLIVRTARNEMFLHLSESARSPSLPPLCNPPILYEHLVCDARFPFYSVRLLVRLSLSARAEVFSVTDLDAFLPDRACESPGSLTSCDRSPGESADHVCASEPHVQDAHAKREEGVRLQEEGTHTEDCAGRETAAEANARGGPQDSDRIRRPRGDGGGRDAEARQLEAKCERREEGGFLADDETGEQCEREVVSRLIKALTQQWDADFVRALKATHEAGKKDNTVTFMCACCMRHRSSSSSGSSSTGSRSSCCASAPSHAECGAAQTDARPALERTVARREAIAPQGETAPTRPLVRPLQSAGKGKETPTECRCCRRRYEVYPSDGGDLLRTSSASSLASSSACSGLASQRVSPAGRLFACCCCCGSWPPPSRAYAACDFSNSEGQPHEPPDPPCRPAAAHPSSLTELDEEQRRGRAGAHAEGRLAPRQRMPWLTGGMKVELKTAFLPGRQGASPQAAGISFVRLARENAPRLRGVLLRAAVQCFLGGTELLKLARKRDVALEVRLGQPRGASAERLPETTRAGEEGDGEARHDSRQRQHTGRRAQADAGRRDDRRRRAGRERGAQGPNPRDEREEKGSKVKVPIVDASPWTAARPQLADLVGTHFTRRNLRDILSAFIAFLDHRVPPSGELYSLVFSPEGHVSDFKKEMDPTLASFLPSWATPS; translated from the exons ATGCCTTTGTTTCCTGCGGATCCCGCTTCGCCTCACCGTATTTTATCGcagttttcctctcttctgcatCATCCGGATCCcatgcgcctctcgccggctTCCTGTCGTGTTCGCTCAGCCGCAGGGGGGCTGTATCCTGTCGTCCTCGACGGAGTGCAGACGCTCCTGAATCTGCGCAGCGCACCTTCACTTCTCTACGCACGCGTTCCTGCGGGGAGCGAAGCGGCGTCTGGGCGCTTTTCTCCGCTGCTGTGGCGGTGCTCCTTTCGACTCTTTGCCCTCCTCGGACTCGGCGCTCTCgagttcgccttcttcctcgcagactgcgcgtctccgcagagCCCCTGCAGGTCGGCGCTCTTCCCGgggtcttcgcctccgcagagaaaCGAAGCAGAAAGCACTCACGGGCCGCTTGGGCtagacgcgaggcgagcacGAGATGAGGATACCCCCAGCGCCTCGCAAGCGCCACAGCAGGCGCCAGACTCCCGCGCGTTTGGCCTCAAGTGTGAAGAGCTGTGGGCGACAGCGCTCGTGTTTGCGTGCGTCTTCGGCTTCGCGGAAGTTCCACTCAGTagcggagagggcggcggagactgcgtgGGAGGCGATGCCTGCGAGttgccgtcgcctgcctcaaCGCAGCAGAAcgagcagcgagccgccAAGGAAGGAGTCCAGGTGTGgcacgcgagcgcagcggcaaCCCGCTCGGGaagccgctgcgcgagcgacagccATGCAGCGAGTGGAAACCTGTTTGGGGAGCCGCAGGCAACTGCTGTAGAGGACCTTCTCGACAGGTTGCGACggcagcctctgccgccAGAGCGG gcctgcctccgccgagTGGATCTGCTGCTGGCCTTGAAAAAGAGCGCTGCGGCCCTCGAGGCGGTGCACGGCATCTCGTTTccttcctttcttctctgcgttcgcCTCATCTCCGCTCGCTTCGCTCAACCTCGTCTTCAGTGCGCGCAGGCTCACACCCAGA ctgctgcgctcgagcctctccttcgcgccttcAACCACTTCATCCAGAATccgggcgagcggcgggacGGGCGCGTCCCTGagtccgctgcggcctctgcgcctgcttcaCTCTCCGCTCCGTctgagccgccgccgtcagcCGCCTCATCCTCCCCCCTGCCGAGCTCGCAGCCCACAccctcgctgcggcgtccgctCAGAGTGTTTGCCTTGCGGCCGACGCTGATGGCGGTCTGCGTGGCTCCTTTTGTGGAGGAGCTGAGTGCGTCTCGCCTGTGGCACAGTGAACCCAAGAAGCTTCTTATCGTCCGGACGGCGCGAAATGA GATGTTTCTCCACCTCTCCGAgtctgcgcgttcgccgtcgcttcctccgctctgCAATCCGCCCATTCTGTACGAACACCTCGTATGCGACG CGCGATTTCCATTTTATTCAGTTCGGCTCCTCGTCAGACTCTCcctttctgcgcgcgcggaagtcTTCTCCGTCACCGACCTCGACGCCTTCCTCCCCGATCGGGCCTGCGAGTCGCCGGGGTCGCTCACGAGCTGCGATCGGAGCCCTGGCGAGAGCGCAGATCACGTTTGTGCGAGCGAACCGCACGTTCAGGACGCGCACGCCAAAAGGGAGGAAGGAGTGAGACTCCAAGAAGAGGGGACACACACGGAGGACTGCGCCGGTCGAGAgacggccgcagaggcgaatgcgcgcggcggaccGCAAGACAGCGACAGAATAAGAAGAccgagaggagacggcgggggccgcgacgccgaggctcGACAGCTTGAGGCAAAATGCGAACGTAGAGAGGAAGGGGGCTTTCTAGCAGACGACGAAACCGGTGAACAGTGCGAAAGAGAGGTTGTATCGCGACTTATCAAGGCGCTCACGCAACAATGGGACGCCGACTTCGTTCGAGCCCTCAAAGCCACTCACGAGGCGGGGAAAAAAGACAACACCGTCACCTTCATGTGTgcgtgctgcatgcgccatcgctcctcttcttcctccggaAGTTCCTCTACAGGCTCTCGCTCCAGCTGCTGTGCGTCGGCTCCTTCTCACGCagagtgcggcgccgcgcagaccgACGCGCGTCCCGCCCTTGAGAGGACAGtcgcgaggcgagaagcaATCGCACCGCAAGGCGAAACGGCGCCCACGAGGCCTCTGGTCAGGCCGCTGCAGTCCGCTGGGAAGGGCAAGGAAACTCCTACAGAATGCAGATGTTGCCGGCGAAGATATGAAGTGTATCcaagcgacggcggcgacttGCTCCGgacttcttctgcgtcttctctcgcttcttcttccgcttgcAGTGGCCTCGCTTCGCAGCGTGTGTCGCCTGCCGGCCGGCTGTTTGCctgctgttgctgctgcgGGTCGTGGCCCCCCCCCTCGAGAGCTTATGCTGCATGTGATTTTTCGAATTCCGAAGGGCAGCCTCACGAGCCGCCCGATCCTCCgtgccgccccgccgcggcgcatccTTCTTCTTTGACAGAGCTCGACGAagagcagaggcgaggcagggctggcgcgcatgcagagggccgcctggcgcctcgACAGCGCATGCCGTGGCTGACGGGAGGGATGAAAGTCGAACTCAAAACAGCCTTTCTGCCTGGTCGCCAGGGGGCCTCGCCCCAGGCGGCAGGCATCTCGTTTGTTCGTCTGGCGCGCGAAaacgcgcctcgcctccgtggAGTCCTGCTCCGCGCGGCTGTTCAGTGTTTCCTCGGCGGCACGGAGCTTCTGAAACTCGCCCGAAAGAGAGACGTTGCTCTCGAGGTTCGCCTCGGGCAGCCCaggggcgcctcggcggagcgACTGCCGGAGACTACAcgagcaggcgaggaaggagacggcgaggcgagacacGACAGCAGACAGCGCCAGCACACAGGAAGACGTGCGCAGGCAGATGCCGGCAGGCGAGACGACAGACGTCGACGAGCGGGACGAGAAAGAGGCGCACAGGGCCCGAATCCAAGAGATgaacgcgaggagaaaggcaGCAAGGTCAAGGTGCCCATCGTCGACGCATCCCCGTggacggccgcgaggccgcagctggCAGACCTCGTCGGCACCCA ctTCACTCGAAGGAACTTGCGCGACATTCTGTCTGCGTTCATTGCGTTCCTCGACCACCGCGTCCCGCCCTCCGGCGAACTTTACTCACTAGTCTTCTCGCCCGAGGGGCACGTTAGCGACTTCAAG AAAGAGATGGACCCAACTCTAGCCTCCTTTCTACCTTCCTGGGCGACACCTAGCTGA
- a CDS encoding hypothetical protein (encoded by transcript BESB_047700), which produces MDAAAQPAAASRNGVVCSGAFIPSLPLFKLRHSWAQKGGVVALMQDAEDKQGEGEAAACPEGDPAVSAEKQTSDTIEACKLREEAQVADTTGGEKGDGRRAGKRSRKERAAERRRADRAAESQRPEARRQSHAADATSLRLSSLERVEDEQEEWRPLRRPLANASICAAVPPSSRRQIYICDDSLSSARFRDISSDSKLEMVSPYRFLPLAHRRSVPAQSYLTSSHCVQLGALRPLQRSCSVARETRSIWARPGARRDSCRDAAAAYAVLGLRHAPLSSSQGSRSAAGSTGEQSEERQTRAERGRGILKTARSQKLAGGVSGVAGESNASNPLVRFSPRALPSTLSAREQLFPAFTRARGESAPPASRQSASDWFYALPQLSSASLFQPDQCAADSNARTALARERKLKTRRGRSLGRGRVSVLSPSHVRMAEEQRRARDRQLAAALSRWIGPAAGRREGLEDDKERYYLLSAFFPRPLEDFTLSASSRRRAHFVSHVFAQGRKAAEDTQPRWAQAIAPGMEQKPRSRHSWTGSRARDEGSGVEGVEQADGVTPGSPGASPSPDTVVSSVGEQRRSLNEQECCSARREREALACLSARTASRPSPSYFCSRQSGRRLEPSSRGCCVASPCVAEVSSRSRRASFAAGEGRTDEEASRRTQEALVVLRETEGDMQSAASAQRSRRNSSQTSPGLCGGVLLQTVCDEGSRVFGDPVHVTEGELLKLYTQRRDLCRQVKNSGAESRVSRGQRDGKQCSELVKRPGSIERTMELIVPILAELREQVAAQREQIGVLSQIRDSLEAQTRAQLAVKDQELQNKASEAAELAATLAKMRQELVTLQTILPEREQRIERLEAALNAQQAEESEVKRAFQAEKKDLQLHLQTNEAKLKQERERVLEQEACIASLAEEAQGQLERLTTLQRELVEAQAATAKAKKPCEARRTPSALAPSPSAAAAALSTASGQPPSWQLSPKNLGATVPPVRRKDERQPSGSVVGGRRTLALTVPSVEARRETASVVSSRGEDAHETQSAVVGVEGGGKKKSKARSEVDTSKKDAPGGHRRLLARRGPQREQEQEEETPSEVLRRRLRRNLLDRIERQSQDLEDLFHDPVLDRSVSLSNVDPRLSRPRLRSPLFHAEAERVKVKTEWLVGPDDKAMNEGGRFISSAYLSSYKDAKERLPRLVPDLPTEILGETRLRVNTLDSVCGAESRAEAKERKGEEWTMRRRLLLSPRAAEKTAIEDDRVRSVPATLFGEERRSTKDAQEHGGKEADEKRKTGGLGETRELTREEIIQRAFGKAALPSSRTLLTRPAPESEPAGRNEAMVRAGERDRRLETDEDYDVRDGLTELQRMRKAKAETLLLRLKLGVAATQADLATLMSTVKRQAAELAQSHHSYLALKGKDAKLHGKKKEPGKLSASPESEAMQAVHHLAAVG; this is translated from the exons ATGGATGCAGCCGCGCAACCCGCGGCAGCGTCAAGGAACGGGGTAGTGTGCAGTGGCGCGTTTATTCCTAGCCTGCCGCTTTTCAAACTCAGGCACTCCTGGGCACAGAAGGGCGGCGTGGTGGCGCTGATGCAGGATGCGGAAGACAAACAGGGAGAAGGtgaagctgctgcatgcCCCGAAGGTGACCCCGCGGTGTCTGCTGAAAAGCAAACCAGCGACACCATAGAGGCGTGCAAACTGAGGGAGGAAGCGCAAGTCGCGGACACAACGGGcggcgagaaaggagatGGACGGAGGGCAGGAAAGCGGAGCAGAAAGgagcgcgctgcagagagaagaagggcggaCCGAGCTGCAGAGTCTCAGCGTCCGGAAGCTCGGAGGCAGAGTCATGCTGCGGACGCAACGAGTCTCCGTCTTTCCTCCCTTGAACGTGTAGAGGATGAGCAAGAGGAATGGAGGCCtttgcggcggcctctggcgAATGCATCCATCTGTGCAGCAGTGCCGCCATCCTCGAGAAGACAAATTTACATCTGCGATGACAGCTTGTCGTCGGCTCGGTTCCGGGATATCTCCTCAGACAGCAAACTCGAGATGGTGTCGCCGTATCGGTTTCTTCCTCTGGCGCATCGGCGGTCGGTGCCCGCGCAGTCCTACCTCACTTCTTCGCACTGTGTGCAGCTCGGGGCGCTTCGTCCGCTCCAAAGATCGTGTTCTGTTgccagagagacgcgcagcatCTGGGCGCGGCCGggagcgcgcagagactcatgcagagatgcagcagcggcgtACGCCGTTCTGGGACTCCGACACGCTCCCCTCTCGAGTTCCCAGGGGTCAaggtcggcggcggggagcACGGGAGAGCAGAGCGAAGAACGGCaaacgcgcgcagagagaggaagagggattctgaagacggcgcgctcgcagaagctcgccggcggcgtctccggcgtcgcaggcgaaTCCAACGCCTCCAACCCGCTAGTGCGCTTCTCGCCCCGAGCTTTGCCGAGCACGTTGTCGGCAAGAGAACAGCTCTTTCCAGCCTTCacgcgagcccgcggcgaaTCGGCAccgccggcgtctcgtcAGTCGGCCTCGGATTGGTTTTACGCGCTACCGCAGTTGTCGTCGGCCTCGCTGTTCCAGCCTGACCAGTGCGCAGCGGACAGCAATGCACGCACAGCTCtcgcgagagaaaggaaactgaagacgcgccgcggtcgctcgTTGGGAAGAGGCCGCGTGTCTGTACTGTCGCCTTCTCACGTTAGGATGGCTGAAGAACAGCGCAGGGCGCGAGACCGAcagctcgctgcggcgctttcCCGGTGGATTGGTCCGGCTGCTGGCAGGCGCGAAGGGCTGGAGGACGACAAAGAAAGGTACTACCTTCTGTCGGCGTTctttccgcggcctctcgaaGACTTCACTCTCTCGGcgagcagccggcgccgggcgcaCTTCGTCTCGCACGTCTTTGCGCAGGGCAGGAAGGCTGCAGAAGACACTCAGCCTCGTTGGGCGCAGGCGATCGCGCCCGGGATGGAGCAgaagccgcgctcgcggcacaGCTGGACGGgttcgagggcgcgcgacgagggcagTGGGGTTGAAGGGGTCGAGCAGGCGGATGGCGTGACGCCTGGAAGTCCAGGCGCCAGCCCCAGCCCCGACACggtcgtctcctctgtcggGGAACAGCGCAGGAGCCTCAACGAGCAGGAGTGTTGTtcggcgagaagagagagagaggccctcgcgtgcctctcggcgcgcaCTGCGTCGCGTCCGTCTCCCTCTTATTTCTGCTCCCGCCAGTCTGGACGCAGACTGgagccttcttcgcgcgggtgctgcgtcgcgtcgccctgcgtgGCGGAGGTGTCGAGCAGGAGCAGGAGAGCCTcgttcgcggcgggcgaggggcgcacagacgaagaggccagCAGGCGCACTCAGGAGGCGCTCGTTGTGCTGCGGGAGACGGAAGGCGACATGCAATCAGCCGCTTCAGCTcagcgcagccggcgcaaTTCATCGCAAACGTCGCCcgggctctgcggcggtgTCTTGCTTCAAACCGTGTGCGACGAAGGCTCGAGGGTCTTTGGAGACCCGGTCCATGTGACCGAGGGCGAGCTGCTGAAGCTTTacacgcagcgaagagaTCTGTGCCGCCAGGTAAAGAATTCGGGGGCGGAAAGTCGGGTATCGCGAGGTCAGCGCGACGGCAAGCAGTGCAGTGAGCTCGTGAAGCGACCGGGGAGCATAGAACGTACA ATGGAGCTGATTGTCCCCATCCTAGCCGAGTTGAGAGAACAagtggcggcgcagcgggagcAGATTGGGGTGCTGTCGCAGATTCGGGATTCACTCGAAGCGCAG ACAAGGGCTCAGCTCGCCGTGAAAGACCAGGAACTGCAGAACAAAGCGTCTGAG gcggcggagcttgCCGCTACTCTGGCGAAAATGAGGCAAGAACTTGTGACTCTACAG ACGATTCTTCCCGAGCGTGAGCAGCGCATTgagcgcctggaggccgcgctcAACGCACAgcaggcagaggagagcgaggtgAAGCGTGCCTTccaggcagagaagaaggatTTGCAGCTGCACTTGCAGACTAACGAAGCTAAGCTGAAGCAAGAACGAGAGAGAGTGCTGGAACAAGAGGCGTGTATCGCGTCGttggcggaggaggcgcagggccAGCTGGAGAGACTgacgacgctgcagagggagCTGGTTGAGGCGCAGGCTGCAACAGCTaaggcgaagaagccctGCGAAGCTCGCAGGACGCCTTCAGCGCTAGCcccttctccctccgcggctgcagcagcgctcTCCACGGCGAGTGGTCAGCCGCCGTCGTGGCAGCTCTCGCCCAAGAACCTGGGCGCCACAGTCCCTCCGGTGAGGCGGAAAGACGAACGGCAGCCGTCGGGGTCGGtcgtcggcggccggcgcacgCTGGCGCTAACGGTCCCCtccgtggaggcgcggagagagactgcGTCAGTCgtcagcagccgcggagaggacgcacACGAGACGCAGTCCGCTGTTGTCGGAGTTgagggcggcggaaagaagaaaTCCAAAGCTAGGAGCGAGGTGGATACCAGTAAGAAAGACGCGCCGGGCGGGCACAGGAggctgctcgcgcggcgggggccgcagagagagcaggagcaggaagaagagacgccgtCTGAAGTtctgcgacggcgcctgaggcggaaCTTGTTGGATCGGATTGAGCGGCAGTCTCAAGATCTCGAAGACCTGTTCCACGACCCTGTCCTCGATCGGAGCGTCAGTCTCTCCAATGTCGacccgcgcctctcccggccgcggctgcggtcACCGCTGTttcacgcagaggccgagcgGGTGAAAGTGAAGACCGAATGGCTCGTTGGACCGGACGACAAGGCGATGAACGAGGGCGGCAGATTCATTTCTTCCGCCTACTTGAGCTCCTACAAGGACGCCAAGGaacgcctgccgcgcctggTCCCCGACCTACCGACGGAGATCCTCGGGGAGACTCGCCTTCGGGTCAACACGCTCGACTCTGTGTgtggcgcagagagccgcgccgaagccaaggagaggaagggcgAAGAGTGGACgatgcgccggcgtctgctgctctcgccgcgcgccgccgagaagaCTGCGATTGAGGACGACCGCGTCCGCTCCGTGCCCGCGACGCTCttcggcgaggagagacgaagcaCAAAGGACGCGCAGGAGCACGGAGGGAAAGAGGCGGACGAGAAGCGGAAAACCGGAGGACTTGGAGAAACGCGCGAGTTGACGAGGGAAGAAATCATTCAGAGGGCCTTCGGGAaggccgcgctgccttcgtcgcgcACCCTGCTcacgaggcctgcgccggaGAGCGAACCTGCCGGTCGCAATGAGGCTATGGTGAGAGCGGGGGAGCGAGACAGACGACTTGAAACAGATGAGGACTACGATGTGCGTGACGGCCTCacggagctgcagagaatGCGGAAAGCCAAGGCTGAAACGCTGCTACTTCGCTTGaagctcggcgtcgcggcgacgcaggccgaCCTGGCGACGCTCATGTCGACGGTCaagcggcaggcggcagagCTCGCGCAGAGTCATCACAGCTACCTTGCGCTGAAAGGCAAAGACGCGAAGCTCCAcggaaagaaaaaagagCCCGGCAAGCTCAGTGCATCGCCGGAAAGCGAAGCGATGCAGGCGGTTCACCACCTAGCAGCCGTCGGTTGA